The sequence CCCCATCTCGTACCACCCCTGGGCCTTGTCATCAAAAGGGCTGACAGGGTTGGTCGACATCGAATTTTTCTCCGGCAGGGTCGAGGGACATAGCAGGATGCTGCGTTTCTCCAGCGGGTCCTCGTTGGGCTTCGCGACGAGATTCGTCGCCTTCACATAACCGCGCATCACCAGGATATTCGCCCACCTCAAGCCCGCCTCCTCGTCGTACGCCGGCACGATGACGCCGTCGTTTTCGTTGGCATACCGCAAGACCGCCTGAGCGATTTCCTTAAGATTGTTGCGGCACTCGAGACTCTGAGCGGCGTCGAAAGCCGCCGTGATGGCCGGAAACAGGAGGCCCGCCAGGATCGCGATGATCACGATCACGATCAGCAGTTCGACGAGCGTGAAGCCCCGATCCGCGTTTTTCCGGTGCCAGTGTGTCTTCATGTTTACCTTGCCTCGCCCGCGGCGTGCCCCGTGCCCGTCGGTTCGCGAAACCGCTTCCCGTATGGAATACTAGCCGCCACGCCGCCCGACTTCAAGCCATTCCCGTCTCTGCCCAGAAGGGCCCCCTTGGGCCGCTATACCGCTGGAATCTCCCCGCATCGGCCTCCGGCCGCCCGGGGCCGCCTCACTGGACACGTGGGGAATGGGGTTTCGGCCGTCCGTGTGGCGAGGGGCCCTACGCCCTCTGGCGCTGGACGTTAAACACGAGGCCGTCGTACGCCAACCGCACGCCGCCAGGCACTTCCTTCAACGTCGGCAGCGTGGCTTCCGTCCGGGCGTGGTCCAGGTCGTGCGTCATGTGCACGAGATAGGCTTGCCGGGGTGCGAGTTCCCGGATCGCCTCGACCGCTTCGGACACGGTGAAATGAGTAGGATGCGGCTCGTGGCGCAGGCCGTCTAGGAAAAGGACGTCCAGCCCCCGCAGCAGGGCTTTCGACTCTTTCGGCATGCCGCAGCAGTCCGGGCACCACGCGAGCGACGACCCTTCCGGCGCGTCAATCCGCACGCCCGTCGCCGGGTGCACGCCGTGCATGAGGCTCACCGGCGTCAGGCGATGGTCCCAGAGTTCCACCGGCTCCGTCCAGGCGTGCCACTCCACCAGCGGGATGCCGAACAGGAAGCCCGCGTCCGTGATCGCATAGTCGAACGTCGGCTGAAGCCGCGCGAGCGTCGCAGGCGTCGCGTACACCGGGACGCACCGCCCGCTGATTTCGCCGAACCGACGCAACTCGTCGAAGCCCATGATGTGGTCCGCGTGAGCGTGCGTGAAGCAGACGGCGTCGGCGCGGTCCAGGCCGTGGGTTATCGCCTGGAGCCTGAGGTCCGGCGTCGTGTCGATGAGGAGCGTCCGCGCACCCATCTGGACGGCGGCACTCGTGCGGAGGCGGCGATTGCGGGGGTCCACCGACGTGCAGACCGGGCACCGGCATCCGATCATCGGCACGCCGTGGCTCGTTCCCGACCCCAGGACCGTGATGCGCATCGGCGGCCGCCTCGCCCGTTGCCCCGTGGCATCGCACTATAGCGGAAGCGCGCCGCGATGCAAACGCTTTGCGGTCGGCGGCGGGGTGGCACTGGTGGCTTGCCCACCAGTGTCTACAGAGGGAATAACACCGGGAGTCCTTTTCCTTCCGGCCACTATTTCAGATCGTCCGGCAGATTCTCGGTGTGCCGGCACTTGGGGTAGCCGGAGCAGCCGAGGAATCGCCCCCGGCTTCCGGAGCGGATGACCATCGGCTGGCTGCAGTCCGGGCAAGTCTGGTCGGTGGGCTCGGCCTTGGCCTTCGGCGGTCGCGAAGCACTGGCGGGTCCTCCCGACAGGTCGGGACCGGGACCAGTGTCACCCGCCGATGCACTGCCGGTGTCGGCCGCCTTCTTGCCGCCCGCGCGTTTTTCGCCCGCCAGAGGCTTGGCGTTTCGGCAC comes from Planctomycetota bacterium and encodes:
- a CDS encoding prepilin-type N-terminal cleavage/methylation domain-containing protein is translated as MKTHWHRKNADRGFTLVELLIVIVIIAILAGLLFPAITAAFDAAQSLECRNNLKEIAQAVLRYANENDGVIVPAYDEEAGLRWANILVMRGYVKATNLVAKPNEDPLEKRSILLCPSTLPEKNSMSTNPVSPFDDKAQGWYEMGMATHKVACSYYWNGCAETGLTYWRQFPSLYIPGNDPNKKQYLHYLTEIQQRTRTVMAMDGLSINAQIPSKRGRIAARHRGKYGKRSRTNIVFYDGHAEEYEWTLDYTKTPPWKDDLLWATTELRATSNLIFRLDDQNYAPP
- a CDS encoding MBL fold metallo-hydrolase, with translation MRITVLGSGTSHGVPMIGCRCPVCTSVDPRNRRLRTSAAVQMGARTLLIDTTPDLRLQAITHGLDRADAVCFTHAHADHIMGFDELRRFGEISGRCVPVYATPATLARLQPTFDYAITDAGFLFGIPLVEWHAWTEPVELWDHRLTPVSLMHGVHPATGVRIDAPEGSSLAWCPDCCGMPKESKALLRGLDVLFLDGLRHEPHPTHFTVSEAVEAIRELAPRQAYLVHMTHDLDHARTEATLPTLKEVPGGVRLAYDGLVFNVQRQRA